A section of the Gemmatimonadota bacterium genome encodes:
- the apaG gene encoding Co2+/Mg2+ efflux protein ApaG encodes MRYEQATDGILVRVRPRFSLADSNPEGGKFVFSYDIMLRNEGKTSAQLLFRHWHIHDASGEDTEIDGEGVVGEQPTLGPGDSHQYQSYCVLRSPVGYMEGYYTFVRPDGEQFRVEVPRFELSGPFVLPSPLVEMDDDDEPNLMN; translated from the coding sequence ATGCGCTACGAGCAAGCCACCGACGGTATCCTTGTCCGGGTTCGACCCCGGTTTTCGCTCGCCGACTCCAACCCGGAGGGCGGCAAGTTCGTGTTCTCCTACGACATCATGTTGCGGAACGAGGGCAAGACCTCGGCCCAACTCCTCTTCCGGCACTGGCATATTCACGATGCTTCGGGAGAGGACACCGAGATCGATGGCGAAGGCGTGGTGGGTGAGCAGCCTACGCTCGGGCCCGGAGACTCCCACCAGTACCAGAGCTACTGCGTACTCCGCTCACCCGTCGGATACATGGAGGGATACTACACCTTCGTCCGCCCCGACGGGGAGCAGTTCAGGGTAGAGGTGCCGCGTTTCGAGTTGAGTGGCCCATTCGTACTGCCGTCGCCGCTGGTCGAGATGGATGACGACGACGAGCCGAATCTGATGAACTAG